From Xiphophorus couchianus chromosome 4, X_couchianus-1.0, whole genome shotgun sequence, a single genomic window includes:
- the cops2 gene encoding COP9 signalosome complex subunit 2, translated as MSDMEDDFMCDDEEDYDLEYSEDSNSEPNVDLENQYYNSKALKEDDPKAALSSFQKVLELEGEKGEWGFKALKQMIKINFKLTNFPEMMNRYKQLLTYIRSAVTRNYSEKSINSILDYISTSKQMDLLQEFYETTLEALKDAKNDRLWFKTNTKLGKLYLEREEYGKLQKILRQLHQSCQTDDGEDDLKKGTQLLEIYALEIQMYTAQKNNKKLKALYEQSLHIKSAIPHPLIMGVIRECGGKMHLREGEFEKAHTDFFEAFKNYDESGSPRRTTCLKYLVLANMLMKSGINPFDSQEAKPYKNDPEILAMTNLVSAYQNNDITEFEKILKTNHSNIMDDPFIREHIEELLRNIRTQVLIKLIKPYTRIHIPFISKELNIDVCDVESLLVQCILDNTIHGRIDQVNQLLELDYQKRGGARYTALDKWTNQLNSLNQAIVSKLT; from the exons ATGTCTGATATGGAAGACGATTTCATGTGCGATGATGAAGAAGATTACGACCTG GAATATTCAGAGGACAGCAATTCAGAGCCAAATGTGGACTTGGAGAACCAGTACTACAACTCCAAAGCCTTGAAGGAGGACGATCCCAAAGCAGCACTTAGCAGTTTCCAAAAG GTATTGGAACTAGAGGGAGAAAAGGGGGAATGGGGTTTCAAAGCTCTTAAGCAGATGATAAAAATCAACTTTAAGTTG ACCAATTTTCCAGAAATGATGAACAGGTACAAGCAGCTCCTTACATACATCCGAAGTGCTGTTACCAGGAACTACTCAGAAAAGTCTATCAACTCCATTCTGGACTACATTTCTACCTCTAAACAG ATGGACTTGCTGCAGGAGTTCTATGAAACCACACTGGAGGCTTTGAAGGATGCAAAAAATGACAGATTGTGGtttaaaaccaacacaaag tTGGGAAAGCTGTACTTGGAGAGAGAAGAGTATGGAAAACTTCAGAAGATACTTAGGCAACTTCACCAGTCATGTCAG ACAGATGACGGAGAGGATGACTTGAAAAAAGGCACACAGCTGCTGGAGATCTACGCTTTGGAAATCCAAATGTACActgcacagaaaaacaacaagaaactgAAAGCGCTGTATGAGCAGTCGCTTCACATTAAGTCTGCTATCCCTCACCCTCTCATAATGGGAGTTATTAGAG AGTGTGGAGGGAAGATGCATCTAAGAGAGGGCGAGTTCGAGAAAGCGCACACGGATTTTTTCGAGGCCTTCAAAAACTACGACGAGTCCGGAAGCCCACGAAGGACGACGTGCCTGAAGTACCTGGTCTTGGCCAACATGCTGATGAAGTCGGGGATAAACCCTTTCGATTCTCAAGAG GCCAAACCATACAAAAACGACCCAGAGATCCTAGCTATGACAAACTTAGTAAG cgCCTACCAGAACAATGACATCACCGAGTTTGAGAAAATCTTGAAGACAAATCACAGTAACATAATGGACGACCCGTTCATTAGAGAGCACATAGAGG AGCTCCTGCGTAACATTAGAACTCAAGTCCTTATCAAACTCATCAAACCATACACAAGAATACACATCCCCTTCATTTCTAAG GAGTTAAACATTGACGTGTGCGACGTGGAGAGTTTGCTGGTGCAGTGCATCTTGGATAA CACGATCCATGGACGAATCGACCAGGTCAACCAGCTTCTAGAACTGGACTACCAGAAAAGAGGAGGCGCTCGCTACACAGCGTTAGACAAATGGACAAATCAGCTGAACTCCTTGAACCAAGCCATTGTTAGCAAGCTCACATGA